CACTTCTGGAGAAGCGTCTGCCTCTAAAAGGTTTCGTGGTTCATTATCCACGACAAAGGTGACAAAGTCATCTCCTAGTGATTTTTCAGTCCTTTGCATCTTGCTCCTCCTAAGTTCCAATTCAGGAACCGTGTCATCAACACTCTAAGGAAAAGAGTCATCAACTAAAAGATCATGGGTAACAGCTCCCTTTTCTCACATaggaaagatgtgctcaaagaatgtcGCATCCTGATACTCCATTATCGTGTTGATGGTAATGTCTGAGACCTCAGAATGGATCACTAGGAATCTATAGGCAGTATTCTGGTGTGCATAccccagaaagacacaatcgACAGTCTTTGGTCCTAATTTCCTTTTTTCAGCAGGGGAACATGTACTTTAGCTAAACAGCCCTAGGTGCGAAGAAAGGACAGATTAGGTTtcctccccttccatccttcataaggggttGCCTCGCGATTCTGAGGAGTGACcctgttcaggacatagttaaCTGTGAGAACAGCCTCACCCCAGCATAAGTTAGCCATACCAAAACTTTGCAACAAGGCATTAACCAAGTCACAAATTGTTCAGTTCTTTCTCTCGGCTACTCGGTTGGtctgtggtgagtatggtggcaTAAACTCATGGATTATGCCACTTTCTCACAGAACTCGGAGAAATCCCTAGGAATATATTCCCCACCTTTGTCAGACCTCAGTCTCTTTATTGTCTTCCCCAACTGGTTTTCCACCTCATccttatagatcttaaagtaTTCACATCTTTTGTTCTAAGCAAGTAGATATAGCAGAACCTAGTAGCATCATCTATAAGAGTAAAGAAGTATCTTTTGCCACCCTTAATTAAAATTTCATTCATCTCACACAGATCAGAATGGATCAGCTCAAGTGGCGAGGTGCTTCTCCCCTCGACCGAGTGAAACAGTTTGCGGGGCTGCTTAGCTTGCACACACACCTTGCACTTATGGCTCTTGTCATAATTATATGAGGGAATAAGAtccatctttctcaaatgcacaattgcttcattattaacatgacaaagacaagaatgccaaatatcaatattcttattagaatatgaagaatagaaaatgtttGCAGAACTATCAAGAATGGAAATGCGGAACATGCCTCCGCAATCATAGCCTTTTCCTACAAATGACTCACACCTGGTCAACACTACTTTATTTGACTCGAAGACTAACTTTATTCCTTACCGGCACAGCATTGACCTGCTGAGTAGATTACGGGTCATGGCAGGTACAAACAGTACATCCTTAATGACAAGAGTCTTGCCAGAAGTCAGCTTCAGGCTCACTTGTCCTACTCCGCATATTGTTGCCGAAACCCCGTTCCCCATCATAATGGATCCACCATCTGCACCCTGGAGAGAAGTAAAACACGTTTGATCAGCACAAATATGCCTTGTAGTACCTGTATCAATTCACCAACATACTGGTATATTTGCCATAAAAGCCTCAAATACATACCCACTAGTGGAGTCACCTTTGCCGGTATCATTGGCCATTGCAACCGCcacatgcacttgggctttggcTGCCTTTTGCTGCTCATGTGTCGGCCCCTTGCCCTTACGATCATGGCATCTGTTGGCCTTGTGATCCAACCCGCCGCAGACGTAGTAGACAATCtcaggcttcttcttcttcttcatagcatTAGCCTTCGGTCCCGAAAAGCCAGGCttggtcttctctttcttcGTACTCCTTCCAGGCTAGTTCTTGTGCTCGACAAGGTTAGCTTGAGCAGGCGCATTCACCCCACAATAGCCTGCCTTAGACTTCTCCTCAACATTTATAGCagcaatgagctcattaagagtcaatCATTGCTTTAAGTGCCGACATGCAGTGACAAAGTCACGCCAAGAAGTAGGTAGCTTGACCATAATGGCATTAACCTGAAAATTCTCAGGGAGAACATAGCCGTACTAGCCTAAGTCTCGCACGATCAGCTGTAACTCATAGATTTGTTCCATGACTGATTTGCCATCTCCCATATGAAAGTTTAGATAGCTTGCCACCATGAAAGACTCGTTGTTATTGTCTCTTTCGgcatacttgtcattcagctcCGTCCACACCTTACGTGCTTCCCTGAACCCCACGTAAACGTCGAAGAGCTTGTTCGATAGGACGGCCAAGAGGCGTGCTAGGGCTGAGGTATTAGCCTTCTCCCAACGGGCCCTTAACGAGTCGAGACGCATTCTTTTGACCTCGTCTTGCACAGCCTCCCCCGAAGGGGCGGGTGGCTCTTCGGTGAGGACCCAGAAAAGTCCAAGCTCCATCAGCCATAGCCTCGTCTGAGCCTGCTAGCGCTTAAAGCCGGTTCCATCGAAACTCTCGGGCCTAATCGCGTCTGAGGACGACGGTGGTAGGGCAGAAGAGCTAGAACTAGCCATCATTGAAGCACTAGGTTTTTTGGATTGTTCTATAAAATGTGATAAAATAAGCATGGAAACAATAATCCCACATATAATATTAAGATAGCACAAAAGCACTTAGTTATTGAACATGATTTTACAGAAGTGTAAAGACAGTTCAGTAGCAAATGCATTCATCAGATAAAGAACTGAACAGCAAGTTGATGTAATAAAATTGTTCTCAGAGGGATCTAAACAGCTGGCCCAAGAATGACAAGGTTCTGCTCCCTATCTAAATGTATTACACATCAAAGACTGAGCATGTAACTAAGATTACACCTAGAAACAAAACCAGACATATAAACTCTGAAGCTTAACAACCCTTCCTGGACAGAGCTACTGCACAAATTCAGATTACAAAGGGAAAAACAATCTACAGAGACTGACAATAACCTAGCAGTAGACCaaccagtggcggacccagcTAAAATTTTTAGGTGGGGCGAATTGGAGCGAAAAagtaaatcaaaagtaaaaatataCTACACACCGTATTCGTATATTGCAATCATACAAATTAGAGTGTAAACGGTAAATGAACGACGTAGAAGAAGATTTCAGATGATACCTCTAATATGAAGAAATAAATAACACTTCTTGCACCAGCACCATATAattcaaaatacaccaaaagatAATGTATCAAAGCAACCTGTCAATTTAATAAAGATCAATTAGTTAGTAATAATGAAGTGATCATATGCCTTAAAAATTGGTGAAAATTATGAGAATATACATACTACTAGTAAAACACTAAGCACGTCTAAATCCTTTAGGTTTCCTCGAGAAGTCCATTTTGTGGTCTTTCATGACTTGAAACCTCTTCTTAATTTTATCACAATCAAGTCCTTTAAAAATCTCCTTCTCAATGTAGCACACCAGCAAGTAATTGAGCCAATCATCGGACATCTTATTGCGCAAATCTGTCTTGATTAAGTGCATAGCCGAGAATGCTCTTTCAACGGATGCCGTTGCCACTGGTAGGATCAATGTTAACTCAATGAGGCGATAGACCAATGGAAAAGCAATATGCTTTTCAGTTTCAACCATCTTCACGGCTAAACTTCCAAGATCATGACAAGCAGTGAAATCATCAATTCTTCTCACATGTATAATGAAGGTCTCAAGTTGATCTTTTATAAGAGAACGATCAACAATTGTGAAATCTTCATCATAGATCTCCGTTAGTCGAGCAATCTTACCAACATCAAACTTAGAGAAGGAATTTCttggatcaagacaagaaaaaCAAACAAGCAACTCCGATGATACCTCATTGAAGCGATGATCCATCTCTGTGATAATAGCATCAAGTGCAGTAAAGAATGTATCAACACGGTAATGATGTTCTTGAGTGATTAAGTTCCCATCAAACCTTGATCGACCCCATCTTGGTATTGCCTCATCCATATTTGGTATTGGAATATGTTTTGCAACACAAAATGATTTGACTTCTTCCAATAATGGCTCCCAACCTTCATTTCTGAAGGTGATCAGACGTGCTTTCACATCAATAAGCAATGACATGGCTTGAAcaatattttgatcttttctttgcaTCAGGAGAGATATATCATGTGTAATACGAAACACTTTCAACATCAACTTCATGTTTAAAACAAAggaaaagctctccattttgcgCACCAAACCACCTGCTCGACCAGGATTACGTTCGTCCTCATGAATCATGGCCAATACCTTGACCACGGAATCCCACATTGACTCAATACGAACTAATGTTGTAAAATGAGAGCCCCATCTTGTATCTCCAGGTCTAGTCAAGTTTGTGCTTTGGTGCTTCCCCCTTCCTTTAAAAATCTCACCACTCTCCAACTTTGCCAAAATGGTTTCACGATGCTTTGCAAGTAACTTATCCTTTCTCTTGCAAGATGCACTAGTACTTGTCACAATCAAATTCACATAGTTGAAGAAATCATCAAAAGATGAGCAACAAGTTGCAATAGAAACAATGACCAACTGTAATTGGTGAGCAAAGCAATGAACATAGAAAACATAAGGGTTCTCATCACGAATTTGTTTTTGCAAACCATTGAATTCACCTCTCATGTTTGAAGCTCCATCATATCCCTGCCCTCTTAGTTTAGCAATAGATAAACCATGGTCAGCAAGAACCTCAGTCAAAACTTTCTTTAATGCATTTGAGGTTGTATCTTTAACATGTTTAAGACCTAGAAACCTTTCCACAGCCATTCCTTTTTTGTTCACAAACCTGCATGACACAATGGCACAGTTAGTTGCTTAACACATCGAGTCATCAATGAATATTTCAATATAATGcataaaaaaataactactAATCTCACAAGTACAACCATTTGCTCTGCTATTGAGATATCACGAGATTCATCAATTAGAATGGAGAAAAGACTATCCCCAATCTCTTCCTTTATCACTTCAGTGATCTCTTCTGCACAACTTTGTGTAAGGTCCTTTTGAATCTTGTGAGAAGTCATGCGGGCAGTTTTTGGACACAACTCATCAAATGCAACCCTTACCTCCTCATTGCGTTTTTTGTACCAATCAATCATCTCTAAGAAATTACCTTTGTTTAAGGAAGAGGCAGATTCATCGTGTCCACGGAATGCATGACCTTGCGAAATGAGATAACTTGCAACATCTAAAGCAGCAGTCAAACGAACTTCATATAGCATTTCTGCATCTTTAGAGTTAGAATCGATCTTATGGGAGATACTCGCCCTTTGATTCTTAAAATCCTCGGTACATAACCTTGCTTTATTGTGGCAACCTGAAACTCCACCAACATGACCAGGTAACCCTCTATATGCATGCTTCCAATCATCATACCCTGTCTTTATGAAAACCACATGACCAAATTTTTCATGCTCAGCTTCTTGCCTAAAAAGAAAGCAATAGAAACAAAATGCCGCATCCTTTGACACACTATACTCCAACCAATCAGAGTCCTTAAACCATTTCGGTTGAAAGAGTCTCCAATCCTTTCCAACGCGCTTGCGAGGAAAATTATGACCTATAGGTTGGGTGGGGCCTCTCAATAAATAAGCTCTCCTAACCTCAGATTTAATATTAGGATGAAATCCCTCAATTGGTATTCTAAGAGCCGGATCAGCAACAACATGAACAAGCGGGTTAAATTCTACAATAAGGTCAATACCTTcttgttcattttcttcttgttgtgctTGTGGTTGTGCATCATCAACACCAATCTCAACTTGAGCTATATTAGATACTACGGCTTCAATGGTAGCATGGCCTTCAACTTCTTCGACTATGGAATCGGCGGCATTGCGACTTTCATGGGTGCTTGGGTGGTTGGAGCTCGAGGAGCCACCACTCAAACTTGTAAAATAGTTCTTCAAATCTACACAATAAGATAATAAGTACATGTTACACTAAGCACATGAATGACTAAGCAAATTGCTAAATTACAAATAATTTCAATCAAACAATAACAAATTTTACCATTTATTTTAGTCTTCTTGCCGATTCCTTTGTTGTTGTTTCTAGTGAGGTTCGTGCTGGTGGCACCGCGGCCTCGGCCAATGCCAACTCCCACCGGAACCACTACTACAGCCGAAGCAGTAGCGCGGCCACGGCCATGGCCGTGCCCGGCAACGCCGGCAGCCGGGGCACCTccggcctcctcttcctccatcaAGTCAAGAGGTGGTTTGCTCTCTGCTCTGCTGGGTGACCTGGGGGCTGGGGAAGCCGTCAAGCAGCACAAGTCAGTGAGTCACGACCGCACCGAGTTGGATTGTTGGACACTGGTTCCGTGGTTCGCCGTTCGCACTCGCAGTCGCGGACTCGCGGCCGAGCTGGTCGCCGACTCGCCGAGTACCGCAGCCCGCAGGTCCGCCGACCGCCGTCCGCCCGGCGCAAGTGACCCGTCCGCGGCTGGGGCTCCCGGATAGCGCGGTCGCGCCCACTGTCGTAGCCTCGGAGAGTCGGAGTCGGAGGTCCGTCGTCGGCCGTCTGCCAGCCGCGCAGAGGCGTGGATGGCGCCGAGCACCGCAGTCCGCAGCAAGGCGCAGGCAGCAGCCGTGCCCGGAGGCCGGAGTCCCAGACTCCCAGACGCCGAATCGCGCCCAGGCGC
This genomic window from Phragmites australis chromosome 7, lpPhrAust1.1, whole genome shotgun sequence contains:
- the LOC133923736 gene encoding uncharacterized protein LOC133923736; translation: MAWLGSLLSAGSILDHEDWIERRRIGEAEPNLVEAAILGLHAQADCLSCGCDSGATGTVGAIEFDCRFPFGLLVSEADPPYRQRGAAAPATGMAPSGAQTPNVCGVPPADRSPEVKKKSISVGRRTADWGMGPWPSAHPNSPSSQATSNQPQSIFHSQTPVRLQQPPSISRIPIHLRAPADSSPHRPSQIRRTAPIGPQFLSPQRRAAVNPFYSACTCDSARLQVLQRWAAPRLGAWARFGVWESGTPASGHGCCLRLAADCGARRHPRLCAAGRRPTTDLRLRLSEATTVGATALSGSPSRGRVTCAGRTAVGGPAGCGTRRVGDQLGRESATATPRSPSRAESKPPLDLMEEEEAGGAPAAGVAGHGHGRGRATASAVVVVPVGVGIGRGRGATSTNLTRNNNKGIGKKTKINDLKNYFTSLSGGSSSSNHPSTHESRNAADSIVEEVEGHATIEAVVSNIAQVEIGVDDAQPQAQQEENEQEGIDLIVEFNPLVHVVADPALRIPIEGFHPNIKSEVRRAYLLRGPTQPIGHNFPRKRVGKDWRLFQPKWFKDSDWLEYSVSKDAAFCFYCFLFRQEAEHEKFGHVVFIKTGYDDWKHAYRGLPGHVGGVSGCHNKARLCTEDFKNQRASISHKIDSNSKDAEMLYEVRLTAALDVASYLISQGHAFRGHDESASSLNKGNFLEMIDWYKKRNEEVRVAFDELCPKTARMTSHKIQKDLTQSCAEEITEVIKEEIGDSLFSILIDESRDISIAEQMVVLVRFVNKKGMAVERFLGLKHVKDTTSNALKKVLTEVLADHGLSIAKLRGQGYDGASNMRGEFNGLQKQIRDENPYVFYVHCFAHQLQLVIVSIATCCSSFDDFFNYVNLIVTSTSASCKRKDKLLAKHRETILAKLESGEIFKGRGKHQSTNLTRPGDTRWGSHFTTLVRIESMWDSVVKVLAMIHEDERNPGRAGGLVRKMESFSFVLNMKLMLKVFRITHDISLLMQRKDQNIVQAMSLLIDVKARLITFRNEGWEPLLEEVKSFCVAKHIPIPNMDEAIPRWGRSRFDGNLITQEHHYRVDTFFTALDAIITEMDHRFNEVSSELLVCFSCLDPRNSFSKFDVGKIARLTEIYDEDFTIVDRSLIKDQLETFIIHVRRIDDFTACHDLGSLAVKMVETEKHIAFPLVYRLIELTLILPVATASVERAFSAMHLIKTDLRNKMSDDWLNYLLVCYIEKEIFKGLDCDKIKKRFQVMKDHKMDFSRKPKGFRRA